The Budorcas taxicolor isolate Tak-1 chromosome 8, Takin1.1, whole genome shotgun sequence genome includes the window GAGGAGCCAGCGGAGAAGAGAAGCGTTGGGTACGGCGAGCGCACCGGGTCCTGGAACGGTGCGTGCGCACTCGAGACCTCGCGCCGCTCTAGAGGCCGGTGGCAGAACTTCCTGCCGCCTGAACCGGCCGACCCGATTCCTACGTACTGGGGGCGGTACCTGTCTAGAGGGGTCACACTGATAAGGGCCACACTGAGGGGAGGAGTCACGTTGAGAGGCGGGGTCACAATGGCTGGTGGAGTCACTCTGAGAGGTGGGGTCTCTCTGGGCAGAAGGAACACACAAAGGAGGGTTGTCACACTGAGAGGTTCTGGTACACactaacagtggaaacagtttcagactttattttggggggctctaaaatcactgaagatggtgactgcagccatgaaattaaaagacgcttactccttggaagaaaagttatgaccaacctagatagtatattcaaaagcagagacattactttgcagactaaggtccgtctagtcaaggctatggtttttcctgtggtcatgtatggatgtgagagttggactgtgaagaaggctgagcgccgaagaattgatgcttttgaactgtggtgttggagaagactcttgagagtcccttggactgcaaggagatccaaccagtccattctgaaggagatcagccctgggatttctttggaaggaatgatgctaaagctgaaactccagtactttggccacctcatgtgaagagttgactcattggaaaagactctgattttgggagggattgggggcaggaggagaaggggacgacagaggatgagatggctggatggcatcacggactcgatggacgtgagtctgagtgaactccggaagttggtgatggacagggaggcctggcgtgctgcaattcatggggtcgcaaagagtcggacacgactgagcgactgaactgaactgaactgatgttggttGGCAGTGTCATACTGAGAGGTGTCACTGAGAGAGGTCTCCGAAGGAAAGAGTTCCTTGAGGGGCGGGGTTTTGCTAAGGGGTGGGGTCTTGAGCTTAGAGGGGCGTCCCTACAGGTGAAGTCTTCTCTTTTGACAGAGAGGGGCATTCGGACGAAATAGTAAAAGGAAGGTGCAGGCTGGGTGGTCACTTGACGAGGCTCTGGAATCTGAACTTTATCGAGGGAGGCGGGATGGATGAGGAGGAGTCGGGGCCACACTTGGAATGGGCTGACCGAGGGCTCGCTGCAGTCTCGGGGCATCACCATCCCCTGAGAAGGTAGAAAGTGTCAGGGAGTCCGGAGGTGTAAGGTGTAAAGGTCGAGACCTGGGAAATGGGAAGGCTGGGCCAGGGCGGAGGCTGGGAAGGTAGGTAGGTTGCTGGGCTGCCTCTGATTGTGGCTGGGCCAGAAGGATCCATTTTTCAGCCCTGCGGGTCCTTTGAGCCCAGGAATCGTGCGGCTCCCTGAGCCGAGTAGTCAACCGCCAGTGacctgagggagggagaggagaaaggactCCCAGGGCAGTTAAAAGACGTTTGACCCGCGCGTGCGCACAATCAGCCCTTAATTCCTTTCAGTTATTCAGCTCAGGCCTGACCTCATTTGACCCCGACGCCCCAGACCCACTCGCCTAGGGCATACTAGCTTCAGGTTGCGGGGTGCGCACCTGAGGGGGCGTGGCCGCTGCCCAGAGGCCAGGCTCGAAGGAGTTAATCAGAGGCCCGGCTCAGCCCCGCCCCCGGCAGGCCGCGGAGCCTGAGCCCCAGCGGCGAAGCGGAGcggccgccgcccgcccgcccgcccgcccgcctccGCCTGCGGGGAGCCTGCCCGCCTGCCCGCCGGCGCCCGGGAGCGCCACTTCCACCGCtcggcccaggcccaggcccaggccctgcGCAGAGCGGAGCGGAGCAGCGTCCACCCGGGCCCAGCGAGCCGGCGAGGCGGGGGCGGGCCCAGGATCTTCGGCGAATCCTCTATTCTCTAGGGCGGGAGCGGGAGCGGGAACCCGGGCGCCCCTGATCCGTCTGGGCCCGCTCCCATGGCGAGCGCGGCCTGCCCGGGGCCCGGGGACCCTGCCATGTGAGGCAGGCCCCGGCCTGGGGGGCCCGGCCATGGCCGGGGAACGGCCCCCACTACGGGGCGCTGGGCCCGGGCCTGGAGAGGCGCCGGGGGAGGGGCCCCCGGGGCCGGGGGGCGCAGGAGGAGGCCCGGGCCGGGGCCGCCCCTCCTCCTACCGGGCTCTCCGCAGCGCCGTGTCCAGCCTGGCACGCGTGGACGATTTCCACTGCGCCGAGAAGATCGGGGCCGGCTTCTTCTCTGAGGTCTACAAGGTAGGACCAGCAGAGAGGGCAGAGGGGCGGGACCGAGCCTCAGACGCGAGGCTGGAACTAGGGGCCTGGACCCTGGCAGTCTTCCCAACCTGCTCGGGACTGGCCATCCGCTACCGCCCGCAGGTTCGGCACCGACAGTCGGGGCAAGTCATGGTGCTGAAAATGAACAGGCTCCCCAGTAACCGGGGAAACACGCTACGGGAGGTGCAGCTGATGAACCGGCTTCGGCACCCCAACATCCTAAGGTGAGCGGGCCCCAGCCGCTTGCTGGGAAGcttgctggggggaggggaaagatCCCGCGGGAAAAGTGGGAACTGTGGAGAGGCCGAGGCTCTTACAGCCTACCCTGCTATCTTTCCCATCCTCCTCCAGGTTCATGGGGGTCTGCGTGCACCAAGGGCAGCTGCACGCTCTTACAGAGGTGAGGATGGGCCAAGAAGCGGGGGGACCCCCTCACCACCAAGGGGAGAGGGAGTCAGCGGCCCCGAGCATCTGCAGAGGAGTATTGGGAGGCGGCAGGACCCAGGGGAGGCTTCCCAGAACGTCCCTTTAGGCAAACCACAAATAAAAGGCGTCAGCTGGTCCCATCCTTGATACTCTTTAGAAGGGTGCTGTCCAACAACAGATCTTTCTgcagtgataaaaatgttctgtatctgtgcGGTCCAAAACCATAGCCACTAGCCACAAGTTGCTGAGGAGCACTGGAAATGTGACTATTGTGACAGGAactgaatgtttaattttctttaaacttaataatttaaatttaaatagatgTACATGTATGGGTCCGGACAGCCTTAGGATATGAATGGGGGTGCTAGAGCACAGACTCACCCTATTGACCTTTGTGATTCTCCTGAGTGTCCCAGGCTTAAAAGTGGGAGACCTAGAGAACAGACTGAAACTTTGATATtcgttccccttctcctcccgtgtCCCAGTATATGAACGGGGGGACCCTGGAACAGCTGCTCAGCTCCCCCGAGCCCCTATCCTGGCCTGTCAGGCTCCGCCTGGCTTTGGACATCGCCCGTGGCCTGCGGTACCTGCATGCCAAAGGGGTATTCCACCGAGACCTCACATCCAAGGTAGGTGGGCCAGGTGGGTGGAGGCATGAAAGGGGATTTGAGATTCATTCGATTGTAACTAGCCCATGGATACTGGAAAGTGGATAACAGGCAACATTAGGATGTTGGGGTAGCAAGACACTGGAGTATGGGGGACTGGGATGAGGGGGAGTGCTCTGAGGGACTGAGAACCATTCTGTTTAAACCAAGAGATGGGTGATGCTGCAAGATTGGGGTACATTGGAGAACTGGGAGATCAGAGAAGATGGGGTTATTCTGGAATGACAGGTCTTTGAGGTGCATAGTGGGAGATCAGAGAACAGAAGGTGATGGGTATGTGGGGATGCTATATGTATATGTCAGAACTGTCTGATCCGACGGGAAGACCGAGGCTTCACAGCTGTTGTGGGTGACTTCGGGCTGGCTGAAAAGATTCCTGTGTATAGGTGAGGTGAATGCCCCATCCCCCTAAACCTCCCAGAAGGCCCTTATCTAAGCAAAACCCATAGGCACATTTCCTttggggtgtgggtggggagtGGGCTGACCTCACCCCCTTTTTTTGGGGAAGGGTGTTTGGATGGGATATTCCTGACCACTCTGCCCCTGCAGGGAAGGGGCAAGGAAGGAGCCATTGGCTGTGGTGGGTTCCCCATACTGGATGGCTCCTGAGGTATTGCGAGGCGAGCTGTATGATGAGAAGGTAAGACATCAACCCTTGAGGTCCCCAAGGCCTTCCAGAGACCCTGGAGATTCTCTTGTAAGGCCCCATCCCAAGTTCCTCAGCAGCTCTGAGAGATACTCAGAAGACCCAAGACCTTACCCCTCTTACCCCCTCCAACACATGGCAACTGTCAAGACTCCCCCGAATTCTGACATATTCTGACATGAAACTGTCAGTGCATCCCGCGGACGTTCTTTCCTACCCCAGGCTGATGTCTTTGCCTTTGGGATTGTCCTCTGTGAGCTCATCGCACGAGTACCTGCAGACCCTGACTACCTACCCCGGACGGAGGTGAGTGATATGCCTAGGTTTAAAAGGACGCACTCCAGACTGTGCAGTTCAGAACCATGGAGGGTTCCCAGAAGGTCGAGGCCCTAACTGGGGGCAGCAGGAAAACTGGAGGAAGGCTGACTCGGAGGCGTCTCATCTTTGTCCCCACAGGACTTTGGGCTGGATGTGCCTGCTTTCAGGGCCCTGGTAGGGGGCGACTGCCCATTGCCTTTCCTGCTCCTGGCCATCCACTGCTGCAGTGTAAGAGCCCCACTCTCCCCGCTGCCCTGCACCCCCGGCCAGCCCAGGCGATGGGAGGAACACTCAGGGACATGCTTTTGGAGCTCTGAGTGAAGCTGCTCTCTCTCCCTATCAGATGGAACCTCGCACTCGCGCTCCCTTCACTGAAATCACCCAGCACCTGGAGTGGATCCTGGAGCAGCTGCCTGAGCCAGCCTCCCTCCCCCGGGTCCCCATGACACGCGGTCAGGGTAAGTGAGCACGACTGAAGTCCTTTTGCTCCTCTCTTCCTTAGAACTCAGAATCATCTGAGGAGACTGAGTGTTTTATTgagaaggctgggggtgggggtgcagtgaGAGGACCTCTCTAAGCAGATAGTTTTCTAATTCTCGAGCCTGAGGGAGGGGAACAATGGAAGAGGAGATACAGGAGGCTGGCGGGGATATCCCCCTCTTTCCGGTGCACTCTTTTCTTAGCTCTGGTCCCACCAGCCTCCCAGTCAGTTCATGAGGCCCTCAGGGAACTCTAATGAGTGCTGAGAAGGGTGACCACAGACTTCTCTGTCTACAGGATCTGTTCCAAGAGGGGGTCCCTCTGCCACACTCCCCAGGCCAGACCCCCGGCTCTCCCGAAGCCGGTCAGACCTCTT containing:
- the TESK1 gene encoding dual specificity testis-specific protein kinase 1 translates to MAGERPPLRGAGPGPGEAPGEGPPGPGGAGGGPGRGRPSSYRALRSAVSSLARVDDFHCAEKIGAGFFSEVYKVRHRQSGQVMVLKMNRLPSNRGNTLREVQLMNRLRHPNILRFMGVCVHQGQLHALTEYMNGGTLEQLLSSPEPLSWPVRLRLALDIARGLRYLHAKGVFHRDLTSKNCLIRREDRGFTAVVGDFGLAEKIPVYREGARKEPLAVVGSPYWMAPEVLRGELYDEKADVFAFGIVLCELIARVPADPDYLPRTEDFGLDVPAFRALVGGDCPLPFLLLAIHCCSMEPRTRAPFTEITQHLEWILEQLPEPASLPRVPMTRGQGSVPRGGPSATLPRPDPRLSRSRSDLFLPPSPESPPNWGDSLTRVNPFSLREDLRGGKIKLLDTPSKPVAPLPLVPPSLLPSTQLPLVTTPETLGQPGTPVRRCRSLPSSPELPRRMETALPGPGPPAVGPSAEEQMECEGSSPEPEPPRPAPQLPLAVAVATDNFISTCSSASQPWSPRSGPPLNNNPPAVVVNSPQGWAGEPWNRAQHSLPRAAALERTEPSPPPSAPREPEEGLPCPGCCLGPFSFGFLSMCPRPTPAVARYRNLNCEAGSLLCHRGHHAKPPTPSLQLPGARS